The following coding sequences lie in one Cotesia glomerata isolate CgM1 linkage group LG5, MPM_Cglom_v2.3, whole genome shotgun sequence genomic window:
- the LOC123266205 gene encoding cyclin-dependent kinase 14 isoform X2 yields the protein MYCQDKGSATSKGKEGGTVTMRDKKNGALSRVQKLKKRLSHSFGRLSISKEEAEDVANRGPLPYNGFSEEFLDRLERNAKSITLTSISHVSEWSGVGDHERVHRQLSVSSDSKLLDEDIREEARVILRPRRPPRPKSEVFLGPDPGPRRTKRFSAFGGDSPFGKSEGYIKLEQLGEGSYATVFKGYSHLAEQVVALKEIRLQEEEGAPFTAIREASLLKELKHSNIVTLHDIIHTRETLTFVFEYVHTDLSQYMAKYGSGGLDPRNVRLFLFQLLRGLAYCHRRKVLHRDVKPQNLLISELGELKLADFGLARAKSVPSHTYSHEVVTLWYRPPDVLLGSTEYSTSLDMWGVGCIFVEMLTGVPTFPGVRCTYDQLDKIFKILGTPTEETWPGVTRLPGYKPHRLAFYPIRKLGLSFPKLYDVAQGDIMASSLLQLNPDERIDAEEALRHPYFTSLPRKLYELPDEVSIFSVEGIYLHTETGDTYMDSRHTALKT from the exons ATGTACTGTCAAGACAAGGGATCAGCAACTTCTAAGGGTAAAGAGGGTG GTACCGTGACAATgagagacaaaaaaaatgGTGCACTTAGCAGAGTacagaagttaaaaaaacgaCTGAGCCACAGTTTTGGTCGATtgt caATATCAAAAGAAGAGGCGGAAGACGTAGCCAATAGAGGGCCACTTCCGTACAATGGATTCTCGGAAGAATTTTTGGATCGTTTGGAGCGAAATG CAAAATCAATTACTTTAACATCTATATCACATGTCTCAGAATGGTCAGGCGTTGGCGATCATGAAAGAGTTCATCGGCAGCTATCAGTATCCAGTGATTCAAAACTACTTGATGAGGATATACGAGAAGAAGCAAGAGTTATTCTGAGACCACGTCGACCACCTCGACCTAAGTCTGAAGTATTTTTGGGACCCGATCCTGGACCAAGACGAACTAAGAGATTTTCTGCATTTGGA ggAGACTCGCCTTTTGGTAAATCCGAAGGGTACATAAAGCTGGAACAGTTGGGTGAGGGTTCCTACGCGACGGTATTCAAAGGATACAGCCACCTCGCAGAGCAAGTAGTCGCGTTGAAGGAGATTCGACTCCAAGAGGAGGAAGGAGCACCATTTACTGCCATCCGCGAAGCAAGCTTACTAAAAGAGCTTAAACACAGCAATATAGTTACGTTACACGACATTATTCATACTCGAGAAACACTTACTTTTGTGTTTGAGTACGTTCATACTGATCTCTCTCAGTATATGGCCAAGTACGGCAGCGGTGGCTTAGATCCTCGAAATGTCAGGCTCTTTCTCTTCCAGCTTTTACGCGGATTGGCTTATTGTCATCGCAG AAAAGTGTTACATCGTGACGTTAAACCTCAAAATCTTTTAATTAGTGAATTAGGAGAATTAAAGCTCGCTGATTTTGGATTAGCGCGAGCTAAGTCTGTTCCATCACATACATATTCACACGAAGTAGTGACACTGTGGTACAGGCCACCAGACGTACTTCTCGGGTCAACAGAATATTCAACTTCACTAGATATGTGGGGCGTGGGATGTATATTTGTTGAGATGCTCACAGGTGTACCGACATTTCCGGGTGTGCGATGTACCTATGATCAGctcgataaaatattcaaaatattggGAACGCCGACAGAAGAGACATGGCCTGGAGTAACGCGGCTCCCTGGCTATAAACCTCATCGACTGGCATTTTATCCAATTCGTAAACTCGGTCTCTCTTTCCCGAAACTTTACGATGTCGCTCAGGGGGATATTATGGCGTCTTCACTATTACAACTCAATCCAGACGAGCGAATAGACGCTGAAGAAGCACTCAGACATCCGTATTTTACGTCTTTACCTAGAAAATTATACGAGTTGCCGGATG aGGTCTCGATATTCTCAGTAGAAGGTATTTATCTTCACACTGAAACCGGAGATACGTACATGGACTCACGTCATACGGCACTCAAAACTTGA
- the LOC123266205 gene encoding cyclin-dependent kinase 14 isoform X4, which produces MYCQDKGSATSKGKEGGTVTMRDKKNGALSRVQKLKKRLSHSFGRLSISKEEAEDVANRGPLPYNGFSEEFLDRLERNEWSGVGDHERVHRQLSVSSDSKLLDEDIREEARVILRPRRPPRPKSEVFLGPDPGPRRTKRFSAFGGDSPFGKSEGYIKLEQLGEGSYATVFKGYSHLAEQVVALKEIRLQEEEGAPFTAIREASLLKELKHSNIVTLHDIIHTRETLTFVFEYVHTDLSQYMAKYGSGGLDPRNVRLFLFQLLRGLAYCHRRKVLHRDVKPQNLLISELGELKLADFGLARAKSVPSHTYSHEVVTLWYRPPDVLLGSTEYSTSLDMWGVGCIFVEMLTGVPTFPGVRCTYDQLDKIFKILGTPTEETWPGVTRLPGYKPHRLAFYPIRKLGLSFPKLYDVAQGDIMASSLLQLNPDERIDAEEALRHPYFTSLPRKLYELPDEVSIFSVEGIYLHTETGDTYMDSRHTALKT; this is translated from the exons ATGTACTGTCAAGACAAGGGATCAGCAACTTCTAAGGGTAAAGAGGGTG GTACCGTGACAATgagagacaaaaaaaatgGTGCACTTAGCAGAGTacagaagttaaaaaaacgaCTGAGCCACAGTTTTGGTCGATtgt caATATCAAAAGAAGAGGCGGAAGACGTAGCCAATAGAGGGCCACTTCCGTACAATGGATTCTCGGAAGAATTTTTGGATCGTTTGGAGCGAAATG AATGGTCAGGCGTTGGCGATCATGAAAGAGTTCATCGGCAGCTATCAGTATCCAGTGATTCAAAACTACTTGATGAGGATATACGAGAAGAAGCAAGAGTTATTCTGAGACCACGTCGACCACCTCGACCTAAGTCTGAAGTATTTTTGGGACCCGATCCTGGACCAAGACGAACTAAGAGATTTTCTGCATTTGGA ggAGACTCGCCTTTTGGTAAATCCGAAGGGTACATAAAGCTGGAACAGTTGGGTGAGGGTTCCTACGCGACGGTATTCAAAGGATACAGCCACCTCGCAGAGCAAGTAGTCGCGTTGAAGGAGATTCGACTCCAAGAGGAGGAAGGAGCACCATTTACTGCCATCCGCGAAGCAAGCTTACTAAAAGAGCTTAAACACAGCAATATAGTTACGTTACACGACATTATTCATACTCGAGAAACACTTACTTTTGTGTTTGAGTACGTTCATACTGATCTCTCTCAGTATATGGCCAAGTACGGCAGCGGTGGCTTAGATCCTCGAAATGTCAGGCTCTTTCTCTTCCAGCTTTTACGCGGATTGGCTTATTGTCATCGCAG AAAAGTGTTACATCGTGACGTTAAACCTCAAAATCTTTTAATTAGTGAATTAGGAGAATTAAAGCTCGCTGATTTTGGATTAGCGCGAGCTAAGTCTGTTCCATCACATACATATTCACACGAAGTAGTGACACTGTGGTACAGGCCACCAGACGTACTTCTCGGGTCAACAGAATATTCAACTTCACTAGATATGTGGGGCGTGGGATGTATATTTGTTGAGATGCTCACAGGTGTACCGACATTTCCGGGTGTGCGATGTACCTATGATCAGctcgataaaatattcaaaatattggGAACGCCGACAGAAGAGACATGGCCTGGAGTAACGCGGCTCCCTGGCTATAAACCTCATCGACTGGCATTTTATCCAATTCGTAAACTCGGTCTCTCTTTCCCGAAACTTTACGATGTCGCTCAGGGGGATATTATGGCGTCTTCACTATTACAACTCAATCCAGACGAGCGAATAGACGCTGAAGAAGCACTCAGACATCCGTATTTTACGTCTTTACCTAGAAAATTATACGAGTTGCCGGATG aGGTCTCGATATTCTCAGTAGAAGGTATTTATCTTCACACTGAAACCGGAGATACGTACATGGACTCACGTCATACGGCACTCAAAACTTGA
- the LOC123266205 gene encoding cyclin-dependent kinase 14 isoform X3, with protein sequence MYCQDKGSATSKGKEGGTVTMRDKKNGALSRVQKLKKRLSHSFGRLSISKEEAEDVANRGPLPYNGFSEEFLDRLERNGNVSGDKDRRYEWSGVGDHERVHRQLSVSSDSKLLDEDIREEARVILRPRRPPRPKSEVFLGPDPGPRRTKRFSAFGGDSPFGKSEGYIKLEQLGEGSYATVFKGYSHLAEQVVALKEIRLQEEEGAPFTAIREASLLKELKHSNIVTLHDIIHTRETLTFVFEYVHTDLSQYMAKYGSGGLDPRNVRLFLFQLLRGLAYCHRRKVLHRDVKPQNLLISELGELKLADFGLARAKSVPSHTYSHEVVTLWYRPPDVLLGSTEYSTSLDMWGVGCIFVEMLTGVPTFPGVRCTYDQLDKIFKILGTPTEETWPGVTRLPGYKPHRLAFYPIRKLGLSFPKLYDVAQGDIMASSLLQLNPDERIDAEEALRHPYFTSLPRKLYELPDEVSIFSVEGIYLHTETGDTYMDSRHTALKT encoded by the exons ATGTACTGTCAAGACAAGGGATCAGCAACTTCTAAGGGTAAAGAGGGTG GTACCGTGACAATgagagacaaaaaaaatgGTGCACTTAGCAGAGTacagaagttaaaaaaacgaCTGAGCCACAGTTTTGGTCGATtgt caATATCAAAAGAAGAGGCGGAAGACGTAGCCAATAGAGGGCCACTTCCGTACAATGGATTCTCGGAAGAATTTTTGGATCGTTTGGAGCGAAATGGTAATGTTTCTGGCGACAAAGATCGCCGTTACG AATGGTCAGGCGTTGGCGATCATGAAAGAGTTCATCGGCAGCTATCAGTATCCAGTGATTCAAAACTACTTGATGAGGATATACGAGAAGAAGCAAGAGTTATTCTGAGACCACGTCGACCACCTCGACCTAAGTCTGAAGTATTTTTGGGACCCGATCCTGGACCAAGACGAACTAAGAGATTTTCTGCATTTGGA ggAGACTCGCCTTTTGGTAAATCCGAAGGGTACATAAAGCTGGAACAGTTGGGTGAGGGTTCCTACGCGACGGTATTCAAAGGATACAGCCACCTCGCAGAGCAAGTAGTCGCGTTGAAGGAGATTCGACTCCAAGAGGAGGAAGGAGCACCATTTACTGCCATCCGCGAAGCAAGCTTACTAAAAGAGCTTAAACACAGCAATATAGTTACGTTACACGACATTATTCATACTCGAGAAACACTTACTTTTGTGTTTGAGTACGTTCATACTGATCTCTCTCAGTATATGGCCAAGTACGGCAGCGGTGGCTTAGATCCTCGAAATGTCAGGCTCTTTCTCTTCCAGCTTTTACGCGGATTGGCTTATTGTCATCGCAG AAAAGTGTTACATCGTGACGTTAAACCTCAAAATCTTTTAATTAGTGAATTAGGAGAATTAAAGCTCGCTGATTTTGGATTAGCGCGAGCTAAGTCTGTTCCATCACATACATATTCACACGAAGTAGTGACACTGTGGTACAGGCCACCAGACGTACTTCTCGGGTCAACAGAATATTCAACTTCACTAGATATGTGGGGCGTGGGATGTATATTTGTTGAGATGCTCACAGGTGTACCGACATTTCCGGGTGTGCGATGTACCTATGATCAGctcgataaaatattcaaaatattggGAACGCCGACAGAAGAGACATGGCCTGGAGTAACGCGGCTCCCTGGCTATAAACCTCATCGACTGGCATTTTATCCAATTCGTAAACTCGGTCTCTCTTTCCCGAAACTTTACGATGTCGCTCAGGGGGATATTATGGCGTCTTCACTATTACAACTCAATCCAGACGAGCGAATAGACGCTGAAGAAGCACTCAGACATCCGTATTTTACGTCTTTACCTAGAAAATTATACGAGTTGCCGGATG aGGTCTCGATATTCTCAGTAGAAGGTATTTATCTTCACACTGAAACCGGAGATACGTACATGGACTCACGTCATACGGCACTCAAAACTTGA
- the LOC123266205 gene encoding cyclin-dependent kinase 14 isoform X1 translates to MYCQDKGSATSKGKEGGTVTMRDKKNGALSRVQKLKKRLSHSFGRLSISKEEAEDVANRGPLPYNGFSEEFLDRLERNGNVSGDKDRRYAKSITLTSISHVSEWSGVGDHERVHRQLSVSSDSKLLDEDIREEARVILRPRRPPRPKSEVFLGPDPGPRRTKRFSAFGGDSPFGKSEGYIKLEQLGEGSYATVFKGYSHLAEQVVALKEIRLQEEEGAPFTAIREASLLKELKHSNIVTLHDIIHTRETLTFVFEYVHTDLSQYMAKYGSGGLDPRNVRLFLFQLLRGLAYCHRRKVLHRDVKPQNLLISELGELKLADFGLARAKSVPSHTYSHEVVTLWYRPPDVLLGSTEYSTSLDMWGVGCIFVEMLTGVPTFPGVRCTYDQLDKIFKILGTPTEETWPGVTRLPGYKPHRLAFYPIRKLGLSFPKLYDVAQGDIMASSLLQLNPDERIDAEEALRHPYFTSLPRKLYELPDEVSIFSVEGIYLHTETGDTYMDSRHTALKT, encoded by the exons ATGTACTGTCAAGACAAGGGATCAGCAACTTCTAAGGGTAAAGAGGGTG GTACCGTGACAATgagagacaaaaaaaatgGTGCACTTAGCAGAGTacagaagttaaaaaaacgaCTGAGCCACAGTTTTGGTCGATtgt caATATCAAAAGAAGAGGCGGAAGACGTAGCCAATAGAGGGCCACTTCCGTACAATGGATTCTCGGAAGAATTTTTGGATCGTTTGGAGCGAAATGGTAATGTTTCTGGCGACAAAGATCGCCGTTACG CAAAATCAATTACTTTAACATCTATATCACATGTCTCAGAATGGTCAGGCGTTGGCGATCATGAAAGAGTTCATCGGCAGCTATCAGTATCCAGTGATTCAAAACTACTTGATGAGGATATACGAGAAGAAGCAAGAGTTATTCTGAGACCACGTCGACCACCTCGACCTAAGTCTGAAGTATTTTTGGGACCCGATCCTGGACCAAGACGAACTAAGAGATTTTCTGCATTTGGA ggAGACTCGCCTTTTGGTAAATCCGAAGGGTACATAAAGCTGGAACAGTTGGGTGAGGGTTCCTACGCGACGGTATTCAAAGGATACAGCCACCTCGCAGAGCAAGTAGTCGCGTTGAAGGAGATTCGACTCCAAGAGGAGGAAGGAGCACCATTTACTGCCATCCGCGAAGCAAGCTTACTAAAAGAGCTTAAACACAGCAATATAGTTACGTTACACGACATTATTCATACTCGAGAAACACTTACTTTTGTGTTTGAGTACGTTCATACTGATCTCTCTCAGTATATGGCCAAGTACGGCAGCGGTGGCTTAGATCCTCGAAATGTCAGGCTCTTTCTCTTCCAGCTTTTACGCGGATTGGCTTATTGTCATCGCAG AAAAGTGTTACATCGTGACGTTAAACCTCAAAATCTTTTAATTAGTGAATTAGGAGAATTAAAGCTCGCTGATTTTGGATTAGCGCGAGCTAAGTCTGTTCCATCACATACATATTCACACGAAGTAGTGACACTGTGGTACAGGCCACCAGACGTACTTCTCGGGTCAACAGAATATTCAACTTCACTAGATATGTGGGGCGTGGGATGTATATTTGTTGAGATGCTCACAGGTGTACCGACATTTCCGGGTGTGCGATGTACCTATGATCAGctcgataaaatattcaaaatattggGAACGCCGACAGAAGAGACATGGCCTGGAGTAACGCGGCTCCCTGGCTATAAACCTCATCGACTGGCATTTTATCCAATTCGTAAACTCGGTCTCTCTTTCCCGAAACTTTACGATGTCGCTCAGGGGGATATTATGGCGTCTTCACTATTACAACTCAATCCAGACGAGCGAATAGACGCTGAAGAAGCACTCAGACATCCGTATTTTACGTCTTTACCTAGAAAATTATACGAGTTGCCGGATG aGGTCTCGATATTCTCAGTAGAAGGTATTTATCTTCACACTGAAACCGGAGATACGTACATGGACTCACGTCATACGGCACTCAAAACTTGA
- the LOC123266202 gene encoding RAB11-binding protein RELCH homolog, whose protein sequence is MDTVTNLPSNPASISVKQHSDTSSVSYYDIASKLLSEKLLLTALELHAELSESGKELPLLRDYFSNPNNFDCSTKNESFVSIARSSSQATLDSLDMTRYSEDDGGVDERVAVLEFELRKARENISALRANLTVVTESASTSPDKKTSKDLSDKNYSIKPHEQRALNYLVYEYLLTQCYKLTSITFSDENENQDFEDWDDVGLNIPKPPNLLVIYREFLSKTGLDKSFVDVSTQTDFIEEEEEVINEEINSEERNENEPKDLNVSEEFEFVKNQEDKKDSEEIIDKNNSNQGNENNCNNDNKISSVASTSTTPEKLDALESVHQETLSGSQVDDDSISISAVMSLEDTDPGDKDWTKVQLSRLDIPESSSVFINLPNRFIPERFKEYILTYSITTTSTGVQMVDELIKSNSSESLINLLAKSLLVVSPNVISAKREEVIPLLLKTIRVLPKNNDRDKLLQLLFNLKKKPQQEERRVLLKAMIAAIKIDGVPPEPEELITLCWEQSQHKYPERRLLAVECCSALAPYTSNAVRNSLIISMLQQMLLDDKEPVVRAAVIRSLALLVALTDDPDKYFQFEELTLTALGDESTQVFQAASSLLLPTLAQWALSLKRILSHLMSRILSRLKNNFIKADKSNIKYSQSKDGRNDDKIIRLIDTLKILLPHMIVFMADTDIVRTLVNEETPSEVPDKILKLCPSAIMEPLAFAESLDIGKILNVFLTNNWEEMWPEFEWLTIKLIPDILEMLRLIDVTQENVLNNLLMYIHSLCNGLGRQIVELRIKKFFEDELMACEQKLMSSDRSPISMSFIPAYLIILSTLDLQEVTKILKHFIVTFSINGFEVDSLAIAVKLLCKQPDVVEEVVSALWDGVVHQKNVVRCVTSKLFGNIIATVDEKLVISRVAPAIVTLASDGDITVKAAAVSALGKLITDCAASQVRDKGRLTLESIVKDPQGVSQTLTIPLITTLTCIAPNCSQHYIEDVIAPHLAGITASASQQPHKVELTTALLDAYSVLVYSSLSDRCTMSVLLPGLKYLETLTNQLLPHQRDSVKSLIREAESRHNTAKNNEKIFPSSPLSLPLTTTNVGQGVEDMRQRMSKMFSPKPTSPGITNIFRKK, encoded by the exons ATGGATACTGTTACGAATTTACCGTCCAACCCAGCATCAATTAGCGTAAAACAACATAGTGATACGTCATCAGTGTCATACTATGACATTGCCAGTAAATTATTAAGTGAAAAATTGTTACTAACCGCCCTAGAGCTTCACGCTGAATTATCCGAGTCTGGAAAGGAATTACCGCTTCTCCGTGATTATTTTTCCAACCCCAACAATTTTGACTGCTCCACTAAAAATGAATCTTTTGTATCTATAGCAAGATCCTCCAGCCAGGCGACCTTGGACTCTCTGGACATGACAAGGTACTCAGAAGACGACGGCGGGGTGGATGAGCGAGTTGCTGTTCTGGAGTTCGAGCTCCGAAAGGCCAGAGAAAATATATCAGCGCTTCGGGCAAATCTCACGGTAGTTACTGAATCAGCCAGCACCTCTCCAGATAAAAAAACCAGTAAGGACTTgagtgataaaaattattcaataaaaccTCACGAGCAGCGCGCACTTAATTACCTCGtttatgaatatttgttaactcaGTGTTATAAGTTGACCTCTATAACGTTTAGCGACGAAAATGAGAACCAGGATTTCGAGGATTGGGACGATGTTGGCCTTAATATACCCAAGCCTCCAAATTTGTTGGTAATTTACAGAGAATTTTTGAGCAAAACTGGTTTGGATAAATCTTTTGTTGACGTTTCTACGCAAACTGATTTTAtcgaagaagaagaagaagtaattaatgaagaaattaacAGCGAagaaagaaatgaaaatgaacCGAAAGATTTAAATGTCTCGGAAGAATTTGAGTTTGTTAAAAATCAGGAAGATAAAAAAGATAGCGAAgaaattattgacaaaaataaCAGCAATCAaggtaatgaaaataattgtaataatgataataaaatttccagtgTAGCTTCAACCTCGACGACACCCGAGAAATTAGACGCGCTGGAGTCAGTTCACCAGGAAACGCTGAGTGGTAGCCAGGTGGATGATGACAGCATTAGCATATCAGCAGTGATGAGTCTGGAGGACACAGACCCAGGAGATAAAGACTGGACGAAAGTTCAGCTGTCAAGGCTGGATATCCCGGAGTCTTCTTCAGTATTTATAAATCTTCCTAATAGATTCATTCCAGAGCGTTTCAAGGAATACATTTTAACGTACTCGATAACTACAACATCTACGGGAGTGCAAATGGTCGACGAGCTGATAAAAAGCAACTCCTCGGAGTCGCTGATAAATCTCCTGGCGAAAAGCTTGCTGGTAGTTAGTCCGAATGTTATATCTGCGAAACGTGAAGAAGTTATTCCGCTGCTTCTGAAGACTATTCGAGTGTTGCCGAAGAATAACGATCGGGATAAGCTGCTGCAGCTGCTGTTTAATTTGAAGAAGAAACCTCAGCAGGAAGAAAGAAGAGTCTTGCTGAAGGCAATGATAGCGGCGATTAAAATCGACGGGGTACCACCAGAGCCAGAGGAGCTGATAACTCTCTGTTGGGAGCAGAGTCAACACAAGTACCCGGAGAGACGTTTACTGGCGGTCGAGTGCTGCTCAGCATTGGCTCCTTACACTTCTAACGCGGTACGTAATTCGTTGATAATATCAATGCTTCAACAGATGCTGCTGGATGATAAGGAACCCGTTGTACGCGCAGCGGTCATTCGCAGCCTGGCTTTACTGGTTGCTCTCACTGATGACCCTGATAAGTATTTTCAATTTGAGGAACTGACGCTCACTGCACTCGGTGATGAATCTACCCAAGtattccaggcagcttcttcTCTGCTACTACCCACTTTAGCCCAGTGGGCGTTATCTCTGAAAAGAATACTGTCGCATCTTATGTCCAGAATACTTTCAaggttgaaaaataatttcatcaaaGCTGACAAATCTAACATTAAATACTCTCAAAGTAAGGATGGTAGAaatgatgataaaattatacggTTAATTGATACTCTAAAAATATTACTACCACACATGATTGTTTTTATGGCGGACACGGATATTGTCAGGACTTTAGTCAACGAAGAAACACCCTCTGAAGTCCCGGATAAAATTCTGAAGCTATGTCCCTCAGCAATTATGGAACCATTGGCTTTTGCAGAAAGTTTGGACATTGgtaaaatattgaatgtttttcTGACAAATAATTGGGAAGAAATGTGGCCGGAATTCGAGTGGCTaacgataaaattaattcctgATATTTTGGAGATGCTGAGGTTGATAGATGTAACGCAAGAAAATGTCCTGAATAACCTATTGATGTACATACATTCTCTGTGCAATGGTTTAGGACGCCAAATTGTCGAATTGAggataaagaaatttttcgaaGACGAACTGATGGCCTGCGAGCAGAAATTAATGTCTTCTGATCGCTCACCGATAAGTATGTCATTTATTCcggcttatttaataattttgtcgaCTTTAGATTTGCAGGAAGTAACTAAAATACTTAAACATTTCATCGTTACTTTTTCAATAAACGGATTTGAAGTTGATAGTCTGGCAATAGCTGTTAAATTACTGTGCAAGCAGCCGGATGTCGTTGAGGAAGTTGTCAGTGCTCTTTGGGACGGAGTTGTTCATCAGAAGAATGTTGTAAGATGTGTAACGTCTAAATTGTTTGGGAATATTATTGCCACTGTCGACGAGAAGCTCGTTATATCCCGGGTCGCTCCAGCGATAGTGACTTTGGCGAGTGATGGCGACATAACTGTAAAAGCAGCAGCTGTTTCAGCTCTTGGGAAACTTATTACTGATTGCGCGGCAAGTCAAGTGAGAGACAAAGGCCGGTTGACTTTGGAGTCGATTGTTAAAGATCCTCAAGGAGTTTCCCAAACTTTAACGATACCTTTGATAACTACACTCACTTGTATAGCACCAAATTGCTCTCAGCATTACATTGAGGATGTTATTGCTCCACACTTGGCCGGAATAACGGCATCTGCATCTCAACAACCGCATAAGGTCGAATTAACAACTGCGTTACTTGATGCATACTCGGTTCTTGTGTACAGTTCTCTTAGTGATCGGTGTACCATGAGTGTTTTATTGCCGGGCTTAAAGTACTTAGAAactttaactaatcaattgtTACCGCACCAGAGAGATAGCGTTAAGTCTCTAATCAGAGAAGCTGAGTCACGACACAATACAgcgaaaaataatgaaaa GATTTTTCCCAGCTCACCACTATCATTACCGCTCACTACCACCAATGTGGGCCAAGGTGTCGAAGATATGAGACAGAGGATGTCGAAAATGTTTAGTCCAAAGCCGACGTCTCCGGGTATTACTAACATATTCCGTAAGAAATGA